A region from the Vallitalea longa genome encodes:
- a CDS encoding DUF5702 domain-containing protein produces the protein MERKTDGAVTVFLSCILLIMIVFSCTIIDYTRIRVVKLQSLRALNNATNSILSNYDSQVSDEYGIFMLEKDDYADKIENYVNASLIPNQNLPEMNKIYQILYPENSKKFFNLYDYKLNVTNIKPSNSIIDKNTDYTKLQILEYMKYRAPLMSIEPFLEKLQLVSKASKTTNLLKEKMKITKKVSDIDNKYRELERLIDGLDISEKGYISYEDYFVKGILADSSNSKSMCFNEINNSNVRSILQDTVIDINDNIDDIIKCMNRIDDNKYSLVNTYKHLYNANEYISDILEDEYLSETDYEKLDDWKDRRDDLRDSFEGELEDIEDYKNNIDDCISHIIDLEYYLDKNNEAIDVIEEIEDKGDKVKDSIDNLENDIKKNKDEVIESTTIAIKDELQDLKGKLAISNEKGEEYNLVNNLYAIKDELENNIEVLHDTIPYTKRLKNENKNLVNDIIYNGFDSYEEDMIDSFLGEVRSSSNLLRNQNSYTKRNHDYTSNMEDILNDIKNSLNNKYSTMNMVFNYGDMKTLSKNEIDRVDLRDEVKENTQNIEFNNKATDVSEKIDKTNLPSVISKNKDYINLISDENADFYNKSSGNYVDKSLSVFAEIGDKLKNAAYDLRDEIYINEYILGDFSTATDNLTNSMPLTLSNYSKEDHFLNNEVEYILRGSLNENTNLKHVSNTILGMRFVMNYIHIITNSTKRTLVMGIATAIAGWWTFGLGTYIVAALIMAAWSYAESCVDVRYLLKGEEIPFIKTSGDWYTSIEGISNGIIDKASDEVCDISMQLINKASTGLKNNISTLTNKLDEDVREYAEGKLSQVLNDASRTLKYSIDEVDDTIDSVINNAFNNIREKISERPKSSDYSNTIFSGLINDVIDTIYTQYEDRVSTASYSQVINIKKEIIKKFGDKIDNVKQKIINGVTGELSGVNSVIESELKKVVDKTSRRYKEITKKQINQIAYKVRNKTSNNINSALDDVLNVEGKGSKIKSLMPSFSYNDYLRLMLLIGVDDDKKLYRVLDLIQFNLQKSRNDNNLNLTNYISGYDVSAEVTVNYLFFDLPFMPNKAKRLGKKGYTFNINTLMAY, from the coding sequence ATGACTATGCAGATAAGATAGAAAACTATGTCAATGCATCTTTAATACCCAATCAAAATTTACCTGAAATGAACAAAATATATCAAATATTATATCCAGAAAATAGTAAAAAATTTTTTAATTTATATGATTACAAGCTGAATGTTACTAATATAAAACCATCAAATAGTATTATAGATAAGAATACAGATTACACTAAATTACAAATATTGGAATATATGAAGTACAGAGCTCCATTAATGTCGATAGAGCCATTTCTGGAGAAACTGCAATTAGTTTCAAAAGCATCAAAAACAACTAATCTACTAAAGGAGAAAATGAAAATTACTAAAAAGGTTTCTGATATAGATAATAAATATAGAGAACTTGAAAGACTGATTGATGGACTTGACATTAGTGAAAAAGGCTACATTAGTTATGAGGATTATTTTGTTAAAGGAATATTGGCTGATAGTAGCAATTCCAAGTCAATGTGTTTTAATGAAATAAATAATAGTAATGTCAGAAGCATTCTACAAGATACTGTAATTGATATTAATGATAATATTGATGATATCATTAAATGTATGAATAGGATAGACGATAATAAATATTCTTTAGTCAATACATATAAACATCTCTATAATGCTAATGAATATATTAGTGATATATTAGAGGATGAATATTTAAGCGAAACAGATTATGAAAAATTAGATGACTGGAAAGATAGAAGAGATGATTTAAGAGATTCTTTTGAAGGTGAATTGGAAGATATTGAGGATTACAAGAATAATATTGATGATTGTATATCTCATATTATTGATTTAGAGTATTATTTAGATAAAAATAATGAAGCGATTGATGTAATAGAGGAGATTGAAGATAAGGGAGATAAAGTAAAAGATTCCATAGATAATTTAGAAAATGATATTAAGAAAAACAAAGATGAAGTAATAGAATCCACCACTATCGCTATAAAAGATGAATTGCAAGATCTAAAGGGTAAATTAGCCATATCAAATGAAAAAGGTGAAGAATATAATCTTGTCAACAATCTATATGCTATAAAAGATGAGTTAGAAAATAATATTGAAGTATTGCACGATACTATTCCATATACCAAAAGACTGAAAAACGAAAATAAGAATCTAGTAAATGATATAATTTATAACGGATTTGATAGCTATGAAGAAGATATGATAGATTCATTTTTAGGTGAAGTAAGATCATCAAGCAATCTGCTTCGTAATCAAAATAGCTACACAAAGAGAAATCATGACTATACAAGTAATATGGAAGATATATTAAATGATATAAAAAACAGTTTGAACAATAAATATTCGACTATGAATATGGTTTTTAATTATGGAGATATGAAAACTTTATCAAAAAATGAAATCGATAGAGTTGATTTACGGGATGAAGTAAAGGAAAACACTCAAAATATTGAGTTTAACAACAAAGCTACTGATGTTAGCGAAAAAATAGACAAAACTAATTTACCCTCTGTTATTAGTAAAAACAAGGACTATATAAATCTAATATCAGATGAAAATGCTGACTTCTATAATAAATCTAGTGGTAATTATGTAGATAAATCATTAAGTGTGTTTGCAGAAATAGGTGATAAATTAAAAAATGCAGCATATGACCTTAGAGATGAAATTTACATAAATGAATATATATTAGGAGATTTTAGTACAGCTACAGATAATCTAACCAATTCTATGCCTTTAACACTAAGCAATTATTCTAAAGAAGATCACTTCCTGAATAATGAAGTTGAGTATATATTAAGAGGCAGTTTAAATGAAAATACTAATTTGAAACATGTATCAAATACTATATTGGGCATGAGATTCGTAATGAATTATATCCATATTATAACCAATTCAACTAAAAGGACTTTAGTAATGGGTATAGCAACTGCTATTGCAGGATGGTGGACTTTTGGATTAGGAACATACATTGTAGCAGCACTGATTATGGCAGCTTGGAGTTATGCGGAGTCATGTGTCGATGTTAGATATCTATTAAAAGGGGAAGAAATACCTTTTATTAAAACAAGTGGGGATTGGTATACGAGCATAGAAGGTATCAGTAATGGAATCATCGATAAAGCATCAGATGAAGTATGTGATATATCTATGCAGTTGATTAATAAAGCATCTACTGGCTTGAAGAATAATATATCTACCTTGACCAATAAATTAGATGAAGATGTCAGGGAATATGCAGAAGGTAAATTATCACAAGTGCTAAATGATGCTAGTAGAACATTAAAATATTCAATAGATGAAGTTGATGATACAATAGATTCAGTTATTAATAATGCATTTAACAATATTAGAGAAAAAATAAGTGAAAGACCAAAATCTAGTGATTATAGTAATACTATATTTAGTGGTCTCATTAATGATGTCATAGATACTATATATACTCAATATGAAGACAGAGTCAGTACTGCTTCTTATTCACAAGTAATCAATATTAAAAAAGAGATAATCAAAAAATTTGGTGATAAGATAGATAATGTAAAACAAAAAATTATTAATGGAGTAACTGGAGAATTAAGTGGTGTCAATAGTGTGATTGAATCAGAATTAAAAAAGGTTGTTGATAAGACATCGCGTAGATACAAAGAAATAACCAAAAAACAGATTAACCAAATTGCATATAAAGTAAGAAACAAAACCTCTAACAATATAAATTCAGCTTTAGATGATGTATTAAATGTAGAAGGTAAGGGTTCTAAAATAAAATCCTTGATGCCATCATTTTCTTATAATGATTATCTTAGACTTATGTTATTAATAGGTGTTGATGATGATAAAAAACTATATAGGGTATTGGATCTGATACAATTTAATCTTCAAAAAAGTAGAAATGATAATAATCTAAATCTAACTAATTATATATCTGGCTATGATGTGTCGGCAGAAGTAACAGTCAATTATTTGTTTTTTGATTTGCCATTTATGCCAAATAAAGCCAAAAGATTAGGTAAGAAAGGTTATACATTCAATATCAATACTTTAATGGCATATTAA
- a CDS encoding TadE/TadG family type IV pilus assembly protein codes for MKKVKGSLTVEAALVLPIFLMAILSIMYIMKIIYIHENIQQSLSETANELATYSYILDKSKILGAQQEIYQNASRNSSSGKNMYNRLEDLFKSIEGGNSYTYEEKKLDTTFVHTSNTSDLNSNIDNFLGIITKIKGIMKDNAETAYGSLYEMVDSLDSVLNSVKKTMVSGSLCEGISVANNYVGTKIAEKILDNYITDEQYERWYIVGGKKGMNFRHSKFMLDNQDIDLVVKYRINIPMPFPGIRNIPMTQRVKVRGWTGNGGDHNECMEEQKVSSQNYEELTDETIVYCVKNSNVYHKYLTCVNNVTIPEIYDRSKHKHKLCERCSKNVDMSKIKFVYHTPSGEVYHVDSSCTQIHSDIIEMTKKEAEESGRHLCKNCIRTMERLE; via the coding sequence ATGAAGAAGGTAAAAGGATCTTTAACTGTAGAAGCAGCATTGGTTTTACCCATATTCTTGATGGCTATATTATCTATCATGTATATTATGAAGATAATATATATACATGAAAATATTCAGCAAAGTCTATCGGAAACCGCTAATGAACTAGCAACCTATTCTTATATACTGGATAAAAGTAAAATATTAGGAGCACAACAGGAAATATATCAAAATGCCAGTAGGAATTCAAGTAGCGGTAAAAATATGTATAATCGGTTAGAGGATTTATTTAAATCAATTGAAGGTGGAAATTCTTATACATATGAAGAAAAAAAACTTGATACTACTTTTGTTCATACATCCAATACCAGTGATTTGAATAGTAACATAGATAATTTTTTAGGTATTATCACTAAGATCAAAGGTATAATGAAAGACAATGCAGAAACAGCTTATGGAAGTCTATACGAAATGGTTGATTCATTGGATTCCGTTTTAAATAGTGTTAAAAAGACAATGGTCAGTGGTTCTTTATGTGAGGGTATATCTGTAGCCAATAACTATGTAGGAACTAAGATTGCTGAAAAAATACTAGATAACTATATTACAGATGAGCAATACGAACGATGGTATATAGTTGGAGGCAAAAAAGGTATGAACTTCAGGCATTCAAAATTCATGTTGGATAATCAAGACATTGATTTAGTAGTTAAATATAGAATAAACATACCAATGCCTTTTCCTGGAATCAGAAACATACCAATGACCCAGAGGGTAAAAGTAAGAGGGTGGACAGGCAATGGTGGCGATCATAATGAATGTATGGAAGAACAAAAAGTATCATCACAAAACTATGAGGAACTTACAGATGAGACTATAGTTTATTGTGTGAAAAATAGTAATGTGTATCATAAATATCTAACTTGTGTTAATAATGTTACTATCCCTGAAATATATGATAGAAGTAAGCACAAACACAAATTATGTGAACGCTGTTCCAAAAATGTAGATATGAGTAAAATCAAATTTGTCTATCATACACCTAGTGGAGAGGTATATCATGTTGATTCTTCATGTACACAGATTCATTCAGATATTATTGAAATGACTAAAAAAGAGGCTGAAGAATCAGGTAGGCACTTATGTAAAAATTGTATAAGAACAATGGAAAGGTTGGAATAA